The Entelurus aequoreus isolate RoL-2023_Sb linkage group LG23, RoL_Eaeq_v1.1, whole genome shotgun sequence genome has a window encoding:
- the LOC133640659 gene encoding oocyte zinc finger protein XlCOF22-like isoform X1, whose protein sequence is MCERTIAEYEEELCPTKEEKERQHQKHQVVLHRTEHLLPEQQKWSFRMEPQPSNIKKEEEHPLIPHLKEEENDPLTTHIKEEEKDPLIPHFKKEEDYPLTPHFKKEEEYPLTPHFKEEPVDPLSPHIKEEEEDPLTPHIKEEEEDPLTPHIKEEEVDPLTPHIKEEEEEHSISQQGEHLEGLEEVDVTKMPVTGVPVKSEGDEVKGESEENKEAELPCSSSTQHMTTEADGDHCGGSQADKLLAPLSDSEDTTSHSPDTDDEHSKDDKTCHTDNTHFTCSHCDKTFRYHSVLITHVRKHTGEKPFSCSECGKSFVRNGNLKSHMRIHTGEKPFSCSECCKSFVTNTNLKVHMRTHTGKTYFSCSECGKTFVINQNLKVHMRIHTGEKPFSCSICGKDFTQKQHFKAHMRTHTGEKHFICSVCGKSYIERHQLKLHMRTHSGEKPYSCSSCNKSLCHLKSFKAHMRKHTGKKVLSCSVCGERFSYKYQCKKHKCAGENSSSTIL, encoded by the exons atgtgcgaaagaacgatagcagagtacgaggaggaactttgtccaacaaaagaggagaaggagcgacaacatcaaaaacatcaagttgtgttacacagaacag aacatcttctccctgagcaacagaagtggagcttcaggatggAACCACAGCCCTccaacattaaaaaggaagaggaacaCCCACTGATCCCCCATCTTAAAGAGGAAGAGAATGACCCACTGACCACTCACATCAAAGAGGAAGAGAAGGACCCACTGATCCCCCATTTCAAAAAGGAAGAGGATtacccactgacaccccattttaaaaaggaagaggagtacCCATTGACACCTCATTTTAAAGAGGAACCAGTGGatccactgagccctcacattaaggaggaagaggaggacccactgacccctcacattaaagaggaagaggaggatccactgacccctcacattaaagaagaagaggtggacccactgacccctcacattaaagaggaagaggaggaacacagcatcagtcagcagggagagcatcttgaaggactggaggaggttgatgtcaccaagatgccagtgactggtgtccctgtgaagagtgaaggtgatgaggtcaaaggtgaaagtgaggagaataaAGAGGCGGAGCTTccatgcagcagctcaactcaacacatgacaacagaagctgatggagaccactgtggaggatcacaagcagacaagctcttagctccactatcagatagtgaggacacaacgtcacactctcctgacactgatgatgaacactctaaagatgataagacatgtcacactgacaacacacacttcacatgttctcactgtgacaaaacctttagATACCATAGTGTTCTAATAACACACGTGCgaaaacacactggagaaaaacctttttcctgttcagaatgtggtaaaagttttgtaagaaatggaaatttgaaatcacacatgagaatacacactggagaaaaacctttttcctgctcagaatgttgtaaaagttttgtaacaaatacaaatttaaaagtacacatgagaacacacactggaaaaacatatttttcctgcTCGGAATGTGGTAAAACttttgtaattaatcaaaatttaaaagtacacatgagaatacacactggagaaaaacctttttcatgttcaatctgcggtaaagattttactcaaaagcaacatttcaaagcacacatgagaacacacactggtgaaaaacattttatatgttcagtATGTGGTAAAAGTTATATAGAAAGACACCAATTAaaattacacatgagaacgcactctggtgaaaaaccatactcctgttcaagctgcaacaaaagcttaTGTCACCTAAAATCTtttaaagcacacatgagaaaacacacaggtaagaaagtgttgagttgcagtgtgtgtggtgaaagattctcttataagtaccagtgtaagaaacacaagtgtgctggtgagaacagcagcagcacaatattgtaa
- the LOC133640659 gene encoding zinc finger protein 391-like isoform X2, which translates to MCERTIAEYEEELCPTKEEKERQHQKHQVVLHRTEHLLPEQQKWSFRMEPQPSNIKKEEEHPLIPHLKEEENDPLTTHIKEEEKDPLIPHFKKEEDYPLTPHFKKEEEYPLTPHFKEEPVDPLSPHIKEEEEDPLTPHIKEEEEDPLTPHIKEEEEEHSISQQGEHLEGLEEVDVTKMPVTGVPVKSEGDEVKGESEENKEAELPCSSSTQHMTTEADGDHCGGSQADKLLAPLSDSEDTTSHSPDTDDEHSKDDKTCHTDNTHFTCSHCDKTFRYHSVLITHVRKHTGEKPFSCSECGKSFVRNGNLKSHMRIHTGEKPFSCSECCKSFVTNTNLKVHMRTHTGKTYFSCSECGKTFVINQNLKVHMRIHTGEKPFSCSICGKDFTQKQHFKAHMRTHTGEKHFICSVCGKSYIERHQLKLHMRTHSGEKPYSCSSCNKSLCHLKSFKAHMRKHTGKKVLSCSVCGERFSYKYQCKKHKCAGENSSSTIL; encoded by the exons atgtgcgaaagaacgatagcagagtacgaggaggaactttgtccaacaaaagaggagaaggagcgacaacatcaaaaacatcaagttgtgttacacagaacag aacatcttctccctgagcaacagaagtggagcttcaggatggAACCACAGCCCTccaacattaaaaaggaagaggaacaCCCACTGATCCCCCATCTTAAAGAGGAAGAGAATGACCCACTGACCACTCACATCAAAGAGGAAGAGAAGGACCCACTGATCCCCCATTTCAAAAAGGAAGAGGATtacccactgacaccccattttaaaaaggaagaggagtacCCATTGACACCTCATTTTAAAGAGGAACCAGTGGatccactgagccctcacattaaggaggaagaggaggacccactgacccctcacattaaagaggaagaggaggatccactgacccctcacattaaagaagaagag gaggaacacagcatcagtcagcagggagagcatcttgaaggactggaggaggttgatgtcaccaagatgccagtgactggtgtccctgtgaagagtgaaggtgatgaggtcaaaggtgaaagtgaggagaataaAGAGGCGGAGCTTccatgcagcagctcaactcaacacatgacaacagaagctgatggagaccactgtggaggatcacaagcagacaagctcttagctccactatcagatagtgaggacacaacgtcacactctcctgacactgatgatgaacactctaaagatgataagacatgtcacactgacaacacacacttcacatgttctcactgtgacaaaacctttagATACCATAGTGTTCTAATAACACACGTGCgaaaacacactggagaaaaacctttttcctgttcagaatgtggtaaaagttttgtaagaaatggaaatttgaaatcacacatgagaatacacactggagaaaaacctttttcctgctcagaatgttgtaaaagttttgtaacaaatacaaatttaaaagtacacatgagaacacacactggaaaaacatatttttcctgcTCGGAATGTGGTAAAACttttgtaattaatcaaaatttaaaagtacacatgagaatacacactggagaaaaacctttttcatgttcaatctgcggtaaagattttactcaaaagcaacatttcaaagcacacatgagaacacacactggtgaaaaacattttatatgttcagtATGTGGTAAAAGTTATATAGAAAGACACCAATTAaaattacacatgagaacgcactctggtgaaaaaccatactcctgttcaagctgcaacaaaagcttaTGTCACCTAAAATCTtttaaagcacacatgagaaaacacacaggtaagaaagtgttgagttgcagtgtgtgtggtgaaagattctcttataagtaccagtgtaagaaacacaagtgtgctggtgagaacagcagcagcacaatattgtaa
- the LOC133640659 gene encoding zinc finger protein 391-like isoform X3 translates to MEPQPSNIKKEEEHPLIPHLKEEENDPLTTHIKEEEKDPLIPHFKKEEDYPLTPHFKKEEEYPLTPHFKEEPVDPLSPHIKEEEEDPLTPHIKEEEEDPLTPHIKEEEVDPLTPHIKEEEEEHSISQQGEHLEGLEEVDVTKMPVTGVPVKSEGDEVKGESEENKEAELPCSSSTQHMTTEADGDHCGGSQADKLLAPLSDSEDTTSHSPDTDDEHSKDDKTCHTDNTHFTCSHCDKTFRYHSVLITHVRKHTGEKPFSCSECGKSFVRNGNLKSHMRIHTGEKPFSCSECCKSFVTNTNLKVHMRTHTGKTYFSCSECGKTFVINQNLKVHMRIHTGEKPFSCSICGKDFTQKQHFKAHMRTHTGEKHFICSVCGKSYIERHQLKLHMRTHSGEKPYSCSSCNKSLCHLKSFKAHMRKHTGKKVLSCSVCGERFSYKYQCKKHKCAGENSSSTIL, encoded by the coding sequence atggAACCACAGCCCTccaacattaaaaaggaagaggaacaCCCACTGATCCCCCATCTTAAAGAGGAAGAGAATGACCCACTGACCACTCACATCAAAGAGGAAGAGAAGGACCCACTGATCCCCCATTTCAAAAAGGAAGAGGATtacccactgacaccccattttaaaaaggaagaggagtacCCATTGACACCTCATTTTAAAGAGGAACCAGTGGatccactgagccctcacattaaggaggaagaggaggacccactgacccctcacattaaagaggaagaggaggatccactgacccctcacattaaagaagaagaggtggacccactgacccctcacattaaagaggaagaggaggaacacagcatcagtcagcagggagagcatcttgaaggactggaggaggttgatgtcaccaagatgccagtgactggtgtccctgtgaagagtgaaggtgatgaggtcaaaggtgaaagtgaggagaataaAGAGGCGGAGCTTccatgcagcagctcaactcaacacatgacaacagaagctgatggagaccactgtggaggatcacaagcagacaagctcttagctccactatcagatagtgaggacacaacgtcacactctcctgacactgatgatgaacactctaaagatgataagacatgtcacactgacaacacacacttcacatgttctcactgtgacaaaacctttagATACCATAGTGTTCTAATAACACACGTGCgaaaacacactggagaaaaacctttttcctgttcagaatgtggtaaaagttttgtaagaaatggaaatttgaaatcacacatgagaatacacactggagaaaaacctttttcctgctcagaatgttgtaaaagttttgtaacaaatacaaatttaaaagtacacatgagaacacacactggaaaaacatatttttcctgcTCGGAATGTGGTAAAACttttgtaattaatcaaaatttaaaagtacacatgagaatacacactggagaaaaacctttttcatgttcaatctgcggtaaagattttactcaaaagcaacatttcaaagcacacatgagaacacacactggtgaaaaacattttatatgttcagtATGTGGTAAAAGTTATATAGAAAGACACCAATTAaaattacacatgagaacgcactctggtgaaaaaccatactcctgttcaagctgcaacaaaagcttaTGTCACCTAAAATCTtttaaagcacacatgagaaaacacacaggtaagaaagtgttgagttgcagtgtgtgtggtgaaagattctcttataagtaccagtgtaagaaacacaagtgtgctggtgagaacagcagcagcacaatattgtaa